One part of the Flavobacterium johnsoniae UW101 genome encodes these proteins:
- the ftsH gene encoding ATP-dependent zinc metalloprotease FtsH, with translation MAKDNNPNPSKFKISPWLIYTAILLVFLFISFATGGSNLSEPAQLTSSKFNTLLEKGQIEKVIVYNKAEAEVYLNAAALKDPANKKVAKDIFDRANKGPHYTLEIGNDQIFQTKLEKAVNEGKLKDFNFIQKNNWSDILISLLPIIIIIGVWIFIMRKMSGGGAGGGGQIFNIGKSKAKLFDEKTDIKTTFKDVAGLEGAKEEIQEIVEFLKNPEKYTNLGGKIPKGALLVGPPGTGKTLLAKAVAGEAQVPFFSLSGSDFVEMFVGVGASRVRDLFKQAKEKSPAIIFIDEIDAVGRARGKSNMSGGNDERENTLNQLLTEMDGFGTNSNVIVLAATNRADVLDKALMRAGRFDRQIFVDLPDIRERAEIFKVHLAPIKKVEGLDLDFLAKQTPGFSGADIANVCNEAALIAARNNKPAVDKQDFLDAVDRIIGGLEKKNKIITPEEKRAIAIHEAGHATVSWMLEHAAPLIKVTIVPRGQSLGAAWYLPEERQIVRTDQMLDEMCATMGGRAAEKVTFDRISTGALSDLEKVTRQARAMVTIYGLNDKIGNVTYYDSTGQSEYNFSKPYSDETAKIIDAEISELIEGQYQRAIEILEENKDKLNQLADILIEKEVIFKDDLETIFGKRTWDKNLEEVVS, from the coding sequence ATGGCTAAAGATAATAATCCAAATCCGAGTAAATTTAAAATAAGTCCCTGGTTAATATATACCGCAATACTTTTAGTTTTTTTATTTATAAGTTTTGCTACCGGTGGATCTAACTTAAGCGAACCTGCTCAATTAACTTCTTCTAAATTCAACACTTTATTAGAAAAAGGACAAATTGAAAAAGTTATCGTTTATAATAAAGCTGAAGCTGAGGTATACTTAAATGCTGCCGCACTTAAAGACCCGGCTAATAAAAAAGTTGCAAAAGATATTTTTGACAGAGCTAACAAAGGCCCTCACTATACTTTAGAAATTGGTAACGACCAGATTTTTCAAACTAAACTTGAAAAAGCGGTTAACGAAGGAAAATTAAAAGACTTCAATTTCATCCAGAAAAATAACTGGAGCGATATTTTAATCAGCTTACTTCCTATCATCATCATTATTGGTGTATGGATTTTCATTATGCGTAAAATGTCTGGCGGAGGCGCTGGCGGAGGCGGACAGATTTTCAATATCGGAAAATCGAAAGCTAAACTTTTTGATGAAAAAACAGATATCAAAACTACTTTTAAAGATGTAGCTGGTTTAGAAGGTGCAAAAGAAGAAATTCAGGAAATTGTAGAATTCCTTAAAAACCCTGAAAAATATACAAATCTTGGAGGTAAAATTCCTAAAGGAGCTTTACTTGTAGGACCTCCGGGAACTGGTAAAACCTTATTAGCTAAAGCTGTTGCCGGCGAAGCACAAGTGCCTTTCTTCTCGTTATCAGGTTCTGATTTCGTAGAGATGTTTGTGGGAGTTGGAGCATCACGTGTACGTGATTTGTTTAAACAGGCAAAAGAAAAATCTCCTGCTATTATTTTCATCGACGAGATCGATGCAGTTGGTAGAGCAAGAGGAAAAAGTAATATGTCTGGCGGAAACGACGAAAGAGAAAACACTTTGAACCAGTTACTAACAGAAATGGACGGTTTTGGTACAAACTCTAACGTAATTGTTTTAGCTGCAACAAACAGAGCCGACGTTCTTGACAAAGCTTTAATGCGTGCAGGACGTTTTGACAGACAAATTTTTGTTGACTTACCAGACATTCGCGAAAGAGCTGAAATTTTTAAAGTTCACTTAGCTCCTATTAAAAAAGTTGAAGGTCTTGATCTTGATTTCTTAGCTAAACAAACTCCGGGATTCTCTGGTGCTGATATTGCTAACGTTTGTAACGAAGCTGCACTTATCGCGGCACGTAATAACAAACCTGCTGTAGACAAACAAGATTTTCTTGATGCTGTTGACAGAATTATTGGCGGTCTTGAAAAGAAAAATAAAATCATTACTCCAGAAGAGAAAAGAGCAATTGCAATTCACGAAGCGGGTCACGCAACTGTAAGCTGGATGTTAGAGCACGCTGCACCGCTTATTAAAGTAACAATTGTTCCTCGCGGACAAAGTTTAGGAGCTGCATGGTATTTACCAGAAGAAAGACAAATCGTAAGAACAGACCAAATGCTTGACGAAATGTGTGCAACTATGGGCGGAAGAGCTGCAGAAAAAGTAACTTTTGACAGAATTTCGACTGGAGCATTAAGCGATTTAGAAAAAGTAACGCGTCAGGCTCGTGCTATGGTAACCATTTACGGTTTAAATGATAAAATTGGAAACGTTACTTATTACGATTCAACAGGACAAAGCGAATATAATTTCTCTAAACCTTATTCTGATGAAACAGCAAAAATTATTGATGCTGAAATTTCAGAATTAATTGAAGGCCAATACCAGAGAGCAATTGAAATTCTTGAAGAAAATAAAGATAAATTAAATCAGCTTGCTGATATCTTAATCGAAAAAGAAGTAATCTTTAAAGATGATCTTGAAACAATTTTCGGAAAACGTACCTGGGATAAAAATTTAGAAGAGGTCGTTTCGTAA
- the rsfS gene encoding ribosome silencing factor yields the protein MAKKTINNDVLLANIIKGIEEVKGNDIDILDLRDIDTAVCDYFVICNGSSNTQVNAIVNSIQKTVSKDLKDKPWHVEGTDNAEWVLMDYVHIVVHVFQKHIREYYNIESLWGDAKITTIENKY from the coding sequence ATGGCGAAAAAGACTATTAATAATGATGTTCTATTGGCGAACATAATCAAAGGGATTGAGGAAGTAAAAGGAAATGATATTGACATTCTTGACTTAAGAGATATAGACACAGCAGTTTGTGACTATTTTGTCATTTGCAACGGTAGCTCAAACACCCAAGTTAACGCCATTGTAAACTCAATTCAAAAAACAGTATCTAAAGACTTAAAAGATAAACCATGGCACGTAGAAGGAACCGATAATGCAGAATGGGTTCTTATGGATTATGTGCATATTGTGGTACATGTTTTCCAAAAACACATTCGTGAATATTACAATATCGAAAGCCTTTGGGGTGACGCCAAAATAACTACAATCGAAAACAAATACTAA
- a CDS encoding biotin--[acetyl-CoA-carboxylase] ligase, with product MKLIKLDAIDSTNDFLKSMSSQDEQENFTVVTAENQTKGKGQMGAVWKSETGKNLIMSVLVKDFLFDNEKVFNLNIIVSLSVLEVLKSLNIPDLCIKWPNDIMSYNKKIGGILIENTLKSDGRIVSVVGIGLNVNQTNYTELPNASSLAVISGKTFDKNALVVSIVEKMKEKIELWQTNTAAFWEDYFNSLFKKGVPMPFKNLQNTNFMGIIQGVSPVGKLQVLLEDDSVAEFEIKEIQMLY from the coding sequence ATGAAACTAATCAAACTCGATGCCATAGATTCTACAAATGATTTCCTAAAATCAATGTCAAGTCAGGATGAACAGGAGAATTTTACAGTGGTAACGGCTGAAAATCAGACAAAAGGCAAGGGGCAAATGGGCGCTGTTTGGAAATCTGAAACCGGTAAAAACTTAATTATGAGTGTATTGGTAAAGGATTTTCTTTTTGATAATGAAAAGGTTTTTAACTTAAATATTATCGTTTCGTTATCTGTTTTAGAAGTTTTAAAATCTTTAAATATTCCTGATTTATGTATAAAATGGCCAAACGACATTATGTCATACAATAAGAAAATTGGTGGCATACTTATAGAAAATACTCTAAAAAGTGATGGCAGAATCGTGTCAGTTGTCGGGATTGGGCTTAATGTCAATCAAACCAATTATACTGAACTGCCAAATGCTTCTTCGCTGGCTGTAATTTCTGGGAAAACTTTTGATAAGAACGCTTTGGTTGTTTCTATAGTTGAAAAAATGAAGGAAAAAATCGAATTATGGCAGACTAATACAGCAGCTTTTTGGGAAGATTATTTTAATTCACTTTTTAAAAAAGGAGTTCCAATGCCGTTTAAAAATCTCCAGAATACAAACTTTATGGGAATTATTCAGGGCGTTTCTCCGGTAGGGAAACTGCAGGTTTTACTTGAAGATGATTCGGTTGCTGAGTTTGAGATTAAAGAGATTCAGATGCTTTATTAA
- the pyrE gene encoding orotate phosphoribosyltransferase, whose amino-acid sequence MIFNKDTAEKTAELLLQINAIKLNPENPFTWASGWKSPIYCDNRLILSFPSIRNYVRDEFAKNIEKQFGKPDVIAGVATGAIGVGILVAESLGLPFVYVRPEPKKHGRQNQVEGFLQKGQNVVVVEDLISTGKSSLLAVEALRNEGANIKGMAAVFTYGFGVAEENFKEANVDLFTLSNYENLLDLAVQKQYITEDQQSTLQEWSVSPSTWGQE is encoded by the coding sequence ATGATTTTTAATAAAGATACTGCCGAAAAAACAGCTGAATTGCTTTTGCAAATAAATGCAATTAAATTGAATCCAGAAAATCCTTTTACATGGGCTTCTGGATGGAAATCTCCTATTTATTGTGATAATAGGTTAATTCTTTCATTTCCCAGCATTAGAAACTACGTTCGCGACGAGTTTGCGAAGAACATCGAAAAACAATTTGGAAAGCCTGATGTCATTGCCGGTGTTGCCACTGGAGCCATTGGAGTTGGGATTTTGGTTGCCGAAAGCCTAGGACTTCCATTCGTATACGTACGTCCGGAACCAAAAAAACACGGAAGACAAAACCAAGTTGAAGGTTTTTTACAAAAAGGACAAAATGTTGTCGTGGTTGAAGATTTAATCAGCACCGGAAAAAGCAGTTTATTAGCTGTAGAAGCTTTAAGAAACGAAGGTGCCAACATTAAAGGAATGGCTGCCGTTTTTACTTATGGTTTTGGCGTTGCCGAAGAAAACTTCAAAGAAGCTAATGTTGATTTATTCACATTAAGCAACTACGAAAATCTATTAGATTTAGCCGTTCAAAAACAATACATCACAGAAGACCAGCAGTCTACATTACAAGAATGGAGCGTAAGCCCATCGACTTGGGGACAGGAATAA
- a CDS encoding NUDIX hydrolase: protein MYKVFVNDKPLFLTNEISKETDFQLFLLESIDIEQLIVKIFQNKIQKAILYHPDESEIMKTLKAKIPVNKAGGGFVYNKKGEVLFIFRNGKWDLPKGGIEKGEDIEATAMREVEEETGVNKLRITSKLQKTYHIFKRNGKYKLKITHWFEMFSDFEGTPHGQIEEGIEKVAWLNPEQIKEALTNSYENIKLLFEEKEKPLEKLASPIAYRSGPESK from the coding sequence ATGTATAAAGTTTTTGTAAACGACAAACCACTTTTTTTGACAAATGAAATCTCGAAAGAAACAGATTTCCAATTGTTCTTGTTGGAGAGTATTGATATCGAACAGCTTATAGTTAAAATTTTTCAAAATAAAATTCAAAAAGCCATTTTATATCATCCCGACGAAAGTGAAATAATGAAAACCCTTAAGGCCAAAATTCCGGTAAATAAAGCGGGCGGAGGCTTTGTGTATAATAAGAAAGGCGAGGTTTTATTTATCTTTAGAAACGGAAAATGGGACCTGCCAAAAGGCGGAATCGAAAAAGGGGAAGACATTGAAGCGACGGCTATGCGTGAGGTAGAGGAGGAGACAGGGGTAAACAAGCTTCGTATTACGAGTAAACTTCAAAAAACCTATCATATCTTTAAACGTAACGGAAAATACAAACTTAAAATCACACATTGGTTCGAAATGTTTTCTGATTTTGAAGGAACGCCGCACGGGCAGATTGAAGAAGGAATCGAAAAAGTGGCGTGGTTAAATCCTGAACAGATTAAAGAGGCTTTGACGAACTCTTATGAAAATATCAAGTTGTTGTTTGAGGAGAAAGAAAAACCATTGGAAAAGCTTGCTTCGCCTATTGCGTATCGATCTGGGCCAGAATCTAAATAA
- a CDS encoding DUF4280 domain-containing protein, with the protein MKKHVVVDGALCKCKFSEDQKATDILLVKSQKKHFANDKGADKKLIATTKDVNQTLKKGTFGKCTLQPTSGGNAPCVAVPLKWDNPYEKITLSNQGKILTEDSKAACNIGGPGCIEIFKHGQTAEVGMQQIQKADRDALKQINPLLNPDDLDENDICFFIK; encoded by the coding sequence ATGAAAAAACATGTTGTTGTAGACGGTGCTTTGTGCAAGTGTAAGTTTAGCGAAGATCAAAAAGCCACAGATATTTTACTGGTAAAATCGCAGAAAAAGCATTTTGCAAATGATAAAGGAGCTGATAAAAAACTTATTGCCACAACAAAAGACGTCAATCAAACCTTAAAGAAAGGCACATTTGGCAAATGCACTTTGCAGCCAACATCAGGAGGGAATGCTCCTTGTGTAGCAGTGCCACTAAAATGGGATAATCCCTATGAAAAAATTACACTGAGCAATCAGGGGAAAATTTTAACCGAAGACAGTAAAGCGGCATGTAATATAGGCGGACCGGGCTGTATTGAGATTTTTAAACACGGACAGACAGCCGAAGTTGGAATGCAGCAGATACAGAAAGCAGATCGTGATGCATTAAAACAAATAAATCCGCTGTTAAATCCCGATGATTTAGATGAAAACGATATTTGTTTTTTTATAAAATAA
- a CDS encoding glycoside hydrolase family 19 protein → MAKLKIFGKANPVVGTKEFYSIKDLFGNLASAQFNEPNFESISDDQVKWSVWVLNGKTWKKTTENNETGITVCYMFSQKSLKRKSIRMLVEVNGEKAVLDIVTQKASQGKILHVDLLDNNYNKPVRPFAYGDWIIARVHCVDMELMPVKVTLWEDDGDKAKQNSTNVKIEIKKGDVLNGKADVAFYLDPSHKWLANAKLAPGDENEGEFHEYYVTAEIFEKVSKRIASKNTNVPNPDYKKEPEAKKQTPAEQKGPSKKETKKIALSDKKVQDYHEQKIVVKNEISKNPVWEKINSLMMVDVGDSIWNKNQEKHICPNCLKDITLHQFNLMFPNSTNLFNKGENGLSNTTLQEFINALNSTLKEFKINTCTRKAFFLAQITRETGDFTRIDENLNYKTEKALHNFWSKGSHPLLYSQATAFFDAPEKLGNYVYRDIGENGNENSGDGYKFRGRGLIQITRKKGYRRFGEYCGINLTTNPDLLLNDLNLLVRSAGWYWQQGVLLKDGSEKDINTIADLEDFTKTTNLVHGSTSDVKQRENILNKIKYVLKTDQCKKTTVEILSDADVEYHIFYTGILKYKVQNEKRENASYYYHDSSATVHEIGKYELKKISDNYGGQYKDRLGSSNIYLFDIRNLNNYHRGNIKFTLKMNPGTDRFYMNDVTVASFIGAMLDCSFTDFIFNGFSDHLGRSIGNSKSHKNGMNGDLRYLRKDKSGKNVHLSLESELGDPCGWKGMDEKRQNEFNDALFKYGWKNMLSWKYNKKLLHHSIHYEDHHHHLHIQSFEPNLKKIK, encoded by the coding sequence ATGGCAAAACTAAAAATATTTGGAAAAGCCAATCCTGTGGTTGGTACTAAAGAATTTTACTCAATTAAAGATCTTTTTGGAAATTTAGCTTCTGCTCAATTCAACGAACCAAATTTTGAAAGCATATCAGATGATCAGGTAAAATGGAGTGTCTGGGTATTAAACGGTAAAACCTGGAAAAAAACTACTGAAAATAATGAAACCGGCATAACAGTATGTTATATGTTTTCTCAAAAAAGTTTAAAGAGAAAAAGCATAAGAATGCTCGTTGAAGTCAATGGCGAAAAAGCAGTTCTTGATATTGTAACACAAAAAGCATCTCAAGGAAAAATACTGCATGTAGATTTATTAGACAATAATTATAATAAACCTGTCAGACCATTTGCTTATGGCGACTGGATTATTGCACGTGTACATTGTGTTGATATGGAGCTGATGCCTGTAAAGGTAACTTTATGGGAAGACGACGGCGATAAAGCCAAACAAAATTCAACAAATGTAAAAATAGAGATTAAGAAAGGCGATGTATTAAACGGCAAGGCCGATGTTGCTTTTTATCTGGATCCAAGTCATAAATGGCTTGCAAATGCTAAACTGGCTCCCGGAGATGAAAACGAAGGAGAATTTCATGAATATTATGTAACAGCAGAAATTTTTGAAAAAGTCTCTAAAAGAATTGCCAGTAAAAATACCAATGTGCCAAACCCTGATTATAAAAAAGAACCAGAAGCAAAAAAACAAACTCCGGCAGAACAAAAAGGACCGTCTAAAAAAGAAACCAAAAAGATAGCCCTGTCAGACAAAAAAGTTCAGGATTATCATGAGCAGAAAATTGTTGTGAAAAATGAGATCTCTAAAAATCCTGTCTGGGAAAAGATTAATAGTCTGATGATGGTTGATGTTGGGGATTCTATTTGGAATAAGAATCAAGAAAAACATATCTGTCCCAATTGTCTTAAAGATATTACTTTGCATCAATTTAATTTAATGTTTCCTAATTCTACAAATTTGTTTAATAAAGGGGAAAATGGGCTTTCTAATACAACGTTACAAGAGTTTATTAATGCATTGAATTCAACCTTAAAAGAATTTAAAATAAATACTTGTACTAGAAAAGCATTTTTTCTTGCTCAAATAACAAGAGAGACGGGAGACTTTACTAGAATTGATGAAAATCTAAATTATAAAACGGAAAAAGCATTACACAATTTTTGGTCTAAAGGCAGTCATCCATTGTTGTATTCCCAAGCGACTGCTTTTTTTGATGCCCCTGAAAAGTTAGGTAATTATGTTTATAGAGATATTGGAGAGAATGGTAATGAAAATAGTGGAGATGGATATAAGTTTAGAGGACGAGGATTAATACAAATAACTAGAAAAAAAGGTTATCGAAGATTTGGGGAATATTGTGGTATAAATTTAACAACTAATCCTGACTTATTATTAAATGATTTGAATCTATTGGTACGTTCAGCTGGGTGGTATTGGCAGCAAGGAGTTCTTTTGAAAGATGGTTCAGAAAAAGATATAAATACCATTGCAGATCTTGAAGATTTTACGAAAACAACGAATCTAGTTCATGGTTCTACTTCCGACGTGAAGCAACGTGAAAATATTCTAAATAAAATAAAGTATGTTCTTAAAACTGATCAATGTAAAAAAACAACAGTTGAAATATTATCTGATGCTGATGTTGAATATCATATTTTTTATACTGGTATTTTAAAATATAAAGTACAAAATGAAAAAAGAGAGAATGCATCTTACTATTATCACGATAGTTCGGCTACTGTACATGAAATTGGAAAATATGAATTAAAAAAAATAAGTGACAATTATGGAGGTCAGTATAAAGATAGATTAGGAAGCTCTAACATTTATTTGTTTGATATTAGAAATCTAAATAACTATCATCGAGGTAATATTAAATTTACTTTAAAAATGAACCCAGGGACAGATAGGTTTTATATGAATGATGTTACTGTTGCTTCATTTATAGGAGCAATGTTGGATTGTAGTTTTACAGATTTTATCTTCAATGGATTTAGTGATCACTTAGGTCGCTCTATTGGCAATAGTAAATCTCATAAAAATGGTATGAATGGAGATCTTAGATACTTAAGAAAAGATAAATCAGGAAAGAATGTCCATTTGTCTTTAGAATCTGAATTAGGAGATCCGTGTGGATGGAAAGGGATGGATGAAAAAAGACAAAATGAATTTAATGATGCATTATTTAAATATGGATGGAAAAATATGCTTTCATGGAAGTATAATAAAAAGCTATTACATCATTCAATACATTATGAAGATCACCATCATCACTTACACATACAATCTTTTGAACCTAATTTAAAAAAAATAAAATGA